TTTTTAAACAATTTTCCTTCGGTAATATTCGGTAAATCTCTACGACTTTCCGTAATCTCCTTCACGGATCTACACGACACGAAACACAATAAAATCAATAATAAAACACAACTACTTCTCATGATCTACCGGTAAACCATTCTCTATCTTATATTTTAAATCACCACATTCTTCATCTCTAAATTCCAATGCTTTCTGCCACATTTTCACAGCCTCCTCCTTTTCCCCGTTCATGAATAAAATATCTCCATAGTGTTCGTATAAAACTCCACTTGGGTTCTTCTCGTTCTCAATAGCTGAACGCATATAAAATTTAGCCAAAGAATAATTTTTACTTTTAAACAAAACCCAGGCATAAGTATCCAAAAAAGTCGAATTATTCGGATCAGCACTCAATGCCGTTGAAATCATTTTTTCAGCTTTATCCAAATGTTCATTTCGTAATGAAAGATAATAGCTGTAATTATTTAATGTCATTATATCACCCGGATTTATCAACAAAGTACTGTCAAACATGGCAAAAGCCTGTTCAACACTATCCTGTTTATAATATACCTCACCAAGATAGGCAAAAAACTGGGCCTTAATAGGAGAATTATCCGGAGACAAGGCAAGTCCTTGTTCCAAATATCCCTTTGCTCGCTCTAAATCTTTCCGAATCAGTAAAGGCAAACTAATCATCACGTAGGGTAACGGCTCATTCGGGAAATATTTCAAACATTCCAACCCACCACGATACATGGCAGTCGTGTCTTCCAATTGATTATATAACATCAACAACTCTTCCCAAACCAAATAATTATTCTTTTCCTTAGAAATAAGAAACTCCAGTTCACCCTTACATTCCTCCAGTCTATTATACCGCTTCAGAAAATCAGCATTCAAAGTCCTAACGGCTATATCTTCAGGATATTTCTCCAATAATAATTGCACGTAGGAATAGATATGATCCAAAGAGATATTCGCATCGTTTTGGTTAACTAATAACTTCAGCAAATATTGAACCTTCAATCCATTTTCAACCTTATCATTCAATAAGGCCGAACGAATATATTTTTCCGTGTTTAAAGTATCATTCTTTGTACGATAATAATCAGCTAGATAAAGCCGCACAAAACCATTATCCGGATCATTTTTTACGATTTTATTCAATAATTGAAGACCTTTCTTCTCTTGATCATGTGACAAATACAGTTCGGCTAATAAACCCAAATAATCTGTTTTTTCAGGATATTTCTTCACCAACTTCATGATTTCTGCCGAAGCATTCTTTACATCATCCATCTTGGAATATAATTTAGCCTTTTCAATAATAGCCGGCTCACTTATTCCAAACTGTTTCTCGTAACGGTCCAACACGTTTATAGCCTTATCCCACTTCTCAACAGAAGAATATAAATCAGTCTCCACGATGTAAAAATCCTCTCTCTCGGGATGTAACAATATCAATTTATCATATACCTTACACGCCTCTTCAATCATTGATTTTCTCTGCAAAATATTAGCCAACAATAAATTATACCAAATATTTGTCGGCTCCAATTCCACAGCCTCCCGCATCAGTTGTAAAGGCAGCGTATAATCCTCTCCTAATACCAATATACTAGATAATTCATAACGTACCGCGGCACTTTTGTTATAAATTTTCATACACTGATCGAAATAAGCAATAGCAGATTTCAAGTCACCTAAAACCTTACAACGTACCCCTTCCATGAAAGCATAATCGAACTGTACTTTAGCCTCACCTTCTAAAGTAGGTTCTACCACTTTCTTTTTATCAGCAAAAAGCTGAATAGTACACAAAAGCAATAAAAAAACAAATAATAATCGACCTATTTTAGTCATTATAAATGATTTATTGTTTACCCGTGTGACCGAAACCTCCTCTCCCTCTCTCCGTCTCGCCCAATTCCTCCACTTCAATTAATTCAGCCTGTTCAACCTTATTAATCACCATCTGGCAAATTCTGTCCCCGTCATTAATCTGTGTTACTTCATGAGACAAATTCACTAAAATAACTCCGATTTCTCCTCTATAATCAGCGTCAATCGTTCCCGGCGTATTCAATAAAGTGATTCCTTCGTTTAAAGCCAATCCACTCCTTGGACGCATCTGAGCCTCGTAGCCATCAGGTAATTCGATAAACAAACCCGTCGGAACAAGTTTCCTTTCCAACGATTTCAACATGATAGGTTCATCAATATTAGCCCGTATATCTAAACCGGCAGATGATTTTGTCTTGTATTCCGGAAGCGGATGCTTCGATTTATTCACTATTTTAATTTTCATTCTCTCTGTAACTTTGGATGTTAATCACATTTTTAACTACTCCCATAAATTGCGCTAAGATAGCTATTTTTTATGAATTAACTTGTACATAAAATCTTTTGTCAGCAAAAAACTCATCTCTTTTTTTATAAAAATATACACGAAGAGTACGAATAACGGTAAACGAGCCAAACAAGTTACCAAGTTATTGTCAAATTTTATATATCCACCGACAAAATAGAACAATAAACAAACCGCAAAATAGAAAATAATCTTAGGTATATCGTAATTGATCTTGTAAAAATGTCTTCCCAGAATAAAAGATAAAATTGTCATAACCAAAAAACACGTGAAAACGGAATAGGCAGAAGCCATAAAACCTATTTTCGGCAAAAAAATCACGTTTCCTCCTATCGTGATTACGCAACCGATAATCGCCATGTAAGCCCCGTATATCGTTTTATCCGTCAATTTATACCACAAGGATAACGAATAGTAAATTCCTTGGAACAAATTAGCCATCAGCACCCAAGGTAATATCGTCAACCCGCTGAAATATTCTGATCCCAAGAAATATTTTAATACATCCAAAAAGTACATAACCCCTAAAAAGATCATTAAACCGAATCCAGTAAAATAGAGCAGTACATCCTGGTATATTTTTTTTGAATCATTATGCTTGGCATAATTGAAAAAGAAAGGTTCGAAAGCGAAGCGGAAACCTTGCGTAAAAATATACATCACTAAAGCCAATTTATAACTTGCCCCGTATATCCCGGTTATAGCCAAAGCCTCTTCCCCATCTCCTAAAATTTTAGGCATCAAAATCTTATCTCCCTGTAAATTAATCATCCCAGCAACACTCACGATCAAGATCGGGTATGAATATTTCAAAATATCTTTCAGCAAAGAGAACGAGAAAACAAATTTGAACCGGAAAATATAAGGAAACAACATCACCAACGTACAAACAGAAGAAACCAGATAGGAAATGAAAATATAAACTACC
The window above is part of the Butyricimonas paravirosa genome. Proteins encoded here:
- a CDS encoding lipopolysaccharide biosynthesis protein, with protein sequence MNPLKKLMGETVIYGFSTILGRFINWLLVPLYTRVLSPVDNGIFTNLMGYVALLVVLLTYGTETGFFRFATKDNKDRVFSTLLASLLFTSTLFLLLCFSFLPQIVSFLEVGNHPIYFVLLIVTIAIDVVSTLPFALLRMEGKALRFGVIKFVNILINVGLNLFFYLLCPFLEKKGISVPFYQVDGGVVYIFISYLVSSVCTLVMLFPYIFRFKFVFSFSLLKDILKYSYPILIVSVAGMINLQGDKILMPKILGDGEEALAITGIYGASYKLALVMYIFTQGFRFAFEPFFFNYAKHNDSKKIYQDVLLYFTGFGLMIFLGVMYFLDVLKYFLGSEYFSGLTILPWVLMANLFQGIYYSLSLWYKLTDKTIYGAYMAIIGCVITIGGNVIFLPKIGFMASAYSVFTCFLVMTILSFILGRHFYKINYDIPKIIFYFAVCLLFYFVGGYIKFDNNLVTCLARLPLFVLFVYIFIKKEMSFLLTKDFMYKLIHKK
- the dut gene encoding dUTP diphosphatase, with translation MKIKIVNKSKHPLPEYKTKSSAGLDIRANIDEPIMLKSLERKLVPTGLFIELPDGYEAQMRPRSGLALNEGITLLNTPGTIDADYRGEIGVILVNLSHEVTQINDGDRICQMVINKVEQAELIEVEELGETERGRGGFGHTGKQ